A stretch of Acetobacteroides hydrogenigenes DNA encodes these proteins:
- the recA gene encoding recombinase RecA codes for MATAKAEINKDKLKALQATLDKIEKDFGKGAIMKMGDKPSEDVPVISSGSIGLDVALGIGGYPRGRVIEIYGPESSGKTTLAIHAIAEAQKAGGIAAIIDAEHAFDRFYAEKLGVDVETLLISQPDNGEQALEIADHLIRSGAIDIVVIDSVAALTPKAEIEGDMGDNKVGLQARLMSQALRKLTATISKTNTTCIFINQLREKIGVMFGNPETTTGGNALKFYASVRIDIRKSTQIKDGEDATGTRAKVKIIKNKMAPPFRKAEFDIMYGEGISKIGEIIDLGVEYEIVKKSGSWFSYGDTKLGQGRDAVKQLLQDNPELAEELEGKIREALATK; via the coding sequence ATGGCCACAGCAAAAGCAGAAATCAACAAAGACAAGCTAAAGGCGCTACAAGCCACCCTCGACAAGATTGAGAAGGATTTTGGTAAAGGCGCAATTATGAAAATGGGCGATAAGCCATCGGAGGATGTGCCCGTTATTTCGTCGGGTTCTATCGGGTTAGACGTAGCCCTGGGCATCGGTGGATATCCACGCGGTAGGGTTATCGAAATCTACGGACCTGAGTCGTCGGGTAAAACCACGCTGGCCATCCATGCCATTGCTGAGGCTCAAAAGGCTGGCGGTATTGCGGCTATCATCGATGCTGAGCACGCCTTCGACCGCTTCTACGCCGAAAAGTTGGGCGTTGACGTGGAAACGCTGCTAATTTCTCAGCCCGACAACGGCGAGCAGGCGCTCGAAATTGCCGATCACCTGATCCGCTCGGGCGCCATCGACATCGTGGTAATCGACTCGGTTGCCGCGCTTACGCCAAAGGCCGAAATCGAGGGCGATATGGGCGACAACAAGGTAGGTCTTCAGGCTCGCCTTATGTCGCAGGCGCTGCGTAAGCTCACCGCCACCATCAGCAAAACCAACACCACCTGTATCTTCATCAACCAGCTGCGCGAAAAGATTGGCGTGATGTTCGGTAACCCCGAAACCACCACCGGAGGTAACGCGCTGAAGTTCTACGCATCGGTGCGCATCGATATCCGCAAGAGCACCCAGATTAAGGACGGCGAGGATGCCACCGGTACCCGCGCCAAGGTGAAGATCATCAAGAATAAGATGGCACCACCGTTCCGTAAGGCCGAGTTCGACATCATGTACGGCGAGGGTATCTCTAAGATCGGCGAGATTATCGACCTAGGCGTGGAGTACGAGATCGTTAAGAAGAGCGGCTCGTGGTTTAGCTACGGCGACACCAAGCTGGGACAGGGACGCGATGCCGTTAAGCAGCTGCTGCAGGATAACCCCGAGCTGGCCGAAGAGCTAGAGGGTAAGATCCGTGAGGCGCTGGCTACCAAGTAG
- a CDS encoding ATP-dependent Clp protease adaptor ClpS — protein MSLEKFLPDLGGDIEELESARYSLILYNDEVNLFEHVIESLIDVCDHTAEQAEQCALIAHLKGKCDIKHGEYIYLEAMHDGLAARGISTTIEA, from the coding sequence ATGAGTTTAGAAAAATTTTTACCGGATTTAGGTGGAGACATCGAAGAGTTGGAATCTGCGAGGTATTCGCTAATCCTCTATAATGACGAAGTCAACCTTTTTGAGCACGTAATTGAATCGTTGATTGACGTGTGCGATCATACCGCCGAGCAAGCCGAGCAATGCGCGCTTATAGCCCACCTAAAAGGTAAGTGCGACATTAAGCATGGCGAATATATTTACCTCGAAGCAATGCACGATGGCCTAGCAGCACGGGGTATAAGCACCACAATAGAGGCCTGA
- a CDS encoding TFIIB-type zinc ribbon-containing protein codes for MKCPICTNVDLVMTERQGVEIDYCPSCRGIWLDRGELDKIIDKAIANEKGGPGYQQPQHDYKEQKYHDSQDYYKHRKKHWLNELFD; via the coding sequence ATGAAATGCCCAATTTGTACCAACGTAGATTTGGTGATGACCGAACGCCAAGGCGTTGAAATAGACTACTGCCCTAGCTGTAGGGGTATTTGGCTCGATAGGGGCGAACTTGACAAGATTATTGACAAGGCAATTGCAAATGAAAAGGGTGGCCCGGGATACCAGCAGCCCCAGCACGACTATAAGGAGCAAAAGTATCACGACAGCCAAGATTACTATAAGCACCGCAAAAAGCATTGGCTAAACGAACTGTTCGACTAG
- a CDS encoding trimeric intracellular cation channel family protein translates to MGLYLHLKSSAMNFFSLLDLIGTFVFAISGTIAAGEKRLDLFGAAFIGFVTAIGGGTLRDMMIGISPVSWTSSMAYLYVIILAVIITFFLKEQIFRFRRTIFLFDTIGIGVFTIIGVEKALANGINTPVAIIMGILTAVAGGVIRDTLNNEVPQIFKKEIYATACFAGAVVYILLKRFGIQTEANQVATILIIIGIRVISVKQQLGLPRMDFRAQ, encoded by the coding sequence ATGGGGCTATATTTGCACCTCAAATCATCAGCAATGAACTTCTTTAGCTTACTCGATCTAATCGGAACATTCGTATTTGCCATAAGTGGAACCATAGCAGCCGGAGAAAAGCGCCTCGATCTTTTTGGTGCTGCTTTTATCGGTTTTGTTACAGCAATTGGCGGCGGAACGCTGCGCGATATGATGATTGGCATAAGTCCTGTTAGCTGGACATCGTCGATGGCTTACCTATACGTCATTATCCTTGCCGTAATAATCACCTTTTTTCTGAAAGAGCAGATTTTCCGATTTCGCAGAACAATCTTTCTTTTCGATACCATAGGTATTGGAGTATTCACCATTATTGGTGTCGAGAAGGCGCTGGCAAATGGGATTAACACTCCTGTGGCCATTATTATGGGTATTCTGACTGCCGTTGCAGGTGGCGTTATTCGAGACACCCTAAATAACGAGGTTCCCCAAATTTTTAAAAAGGAGATTTACGCTACAGCCTGTTTTGCAGGAGCAGTTGTATACATCCTGCTAAAGCGTTTTGGCATACAAACCGAGGCAAACCAAGTTGCGACGATTCTAATAATAATTGGGATACGAGTTATATCCGTAAAGCAGCAGCTTGGGCTTCCCCGAATGGACTTTAGGGCGCAATAG
- a CDS encoding putative DNA modification/repair radical SAM protein yields the protein MAMDLAKKIGILANAAKYDVSCATSGSKRKNSSGGLGNALSAGICHSFADDGRCISLLKVLFTNQCIYDCAYCINRRSNDVPRAAFTVDELVDLTINFYRRNYIEGLFLSSGVVVSPDHTMERLVNIAKKLRLEHKFNGYIHLKAIPGASPELLNEAGLYADRMSVNIEIPTDSGLKFLAPEKDHASIIHPMLYIKDRIVSNKEERRIFRKAPSYTPGGQSTQVIVGATSESDSDILHLASGLYKGASLKRVYYSGYLPTNAYDKRLPAVSAPPLKRENRLYQADWLLRFYHFDVDELVDTLNPNLDLDIDPKAAYAIRHPEIFPVDVNKADYEQLLRVPGIGVRSAKLIVEARRYRRLDSDNLRKIGVVMRRAKYFLTCNELPSKALLSDYQPGTLKSLILHDAAIAKPQQLTLF from the coding sequence ATTGCTATGGATTTGGCTAAAAAAATAGGCATTTTGGCCAATGCGGCCAAGTACGATGTGTCGTGCGCCACCAGCGGGAGCAAGCGCAAGAACAGCAGCGGAGGTTTGGGCAATGCGCTATCGGCGGGTATCTGCCATAGCTTTGCCGACGATGGGCGGTGCATCTCGCTGCTAAAGGTGCTCTTCACCAACCAGTGCATATACGACTGTGCCTACTGTATCAACCGTCGCTCTAACGATGTGCCACGCGCCGCCTTTACGGTTGATGAGCTGGTAGACCTTACCATAAACTTCTACCGTCGCAACTACATCGAGGGGCTCTTCCTTAGCTCGGGCGTGGTGGTTTCGCCCGATCATACCATGGAGCGGCTGGTTAATATTGCCAAGAAGCTGCGCCTGGAGCATAAGTTCAACGGCTATATTCACCTAAAGGCCATTCCGGGAGCCTCGCCGGAGCTGCTCAACGAGGCAGGCTTGTACGCCGATCGTATGAGCGTAAACATCGAAATACCTACCGATAGCGGGCTGAAGTTCCTTGCCCCCGAAAAGGATCATGCCAGCATCATCCATCCCATGCTATACATAAAGGATAGGATTGTGTCGAACAAGGAAGAGCGCCGCATCTTCCGGAAGGCGCCGTCGTACACGCCCGGAGGGCAGAGCACGCAGGTTATTGTAGGCGCTACCAGCGAAAGCGATTCGGACATCCTTCATCTTGCCTCGGGCTTGTACAAGGGGGCAAGCCTAAAGCGCGTTTACTACTCGGGCTACCTGCCAACCAATGCCTACGACAAGCGGTTGCCGGCCGTTTCTGCACCACCGCTCAAGCGCGAGAATCGGCTCTACCAGGCCGACTGGCTGCTGCGCTTCTACCACTTCGATGTGGACGAGCTGGTGGATACGCTTAACCCCAACCTCGATCTCGACATCGACCCCAAGGCGGCATATGCCATTCGCCATCCCGAAATCTTTCCGGTTGACGTAAACAAGGCCGATTACGAGCAGCTGCTGCGCGTGCCCGGCATTGGGGTTCGCTCGGCCAAGCTAATTGTGGAGGCGCGGCGCTACCGCCGGCTCGACAGCGATAACCTTCGCAAGATTGGAGTGGTAATGCGCCGGGCTAAGTACTTTTTGACGTGCAACGAGCTTCCCAGCAAGGCGCTGCTGAGCGACTATCAGCCCGGTACGCTAAAGTCGCTCATCCTTCACGATGCGGCCATCGCAAAGCCACAACAGCTAACGCTATTTTAG
- a CDS encoding DUF6261 family protein, translated as MRILSLDLSKLQVKEVGSLAAFVIKRLMVLLTGKHVPQKMVDNILDANKDFDRAVGSNVNPEQTKVLHLKDDVCDSSLQELKGLAIAATVRRDENVRSAGERVLTAIRHRGYNMQEFRIPVQVDTMRQLLADIKESPSLTADIATIGATDVVVRMEPEVNDLGNFVESIQDVNGADNLSSVEATRRLRSSMSQVFQYLNSVSDYEPEVAAAIEQINGAIEPFAVTIKSRATIRENEKKEAEGK; from the coding sequence ATGAGAATTTTATCATTAGATCTTAGTAAGCTGCAGGTAAAGGAAGTCGGTTCTTTGGCAGCGTTTGTTATTAAAAGGTTAATGGTGCTGCTAACCGGCAAGCACGTTCCCCAAAAAATGGTGGATAACATTTTGGACGCGAATAAGGATTTCGATAGGGCAGTGGGCTCTAACGTCAATCCCGAGCAGACCAAGGTGCTACACCTCAAGGACGATGTTTGCGACAGCTCGCTGCAGGAGCTCAAAGGGCTAGCTATCGCAGCAACGGTTCGGCGCGACGAAAATGTACGAAGTGCAGGCGAGCGGGTGCTTACCGCCATTCGGCACCGGGGCTACAACATGCAGGAGTTTCGCATTCCCGTTCAGGTTGATACCATGCGCCAGCTTCTCGCTGATATTAAGGAGTCGCCCTCGCTAACAGCCGATATCGCCACCATTGGGGCTACCGACGTGGTGGTACGGATGGAGCCTGAGGTGAATGATCTTGGAAACTTCGTAGAGAGTATTCAGGATGTTAATGGTGCCGATAACCTGTCGAGCGTTGAGGCTACCCGCCGCCTACGCTCCTCGATGAGCCAGGTGTTCCAGTATCTCAATTCGGTATCGGACTACGAGCCCGAGGTGGCCGCCGCCATCGAGCAGATCAACGGTGCCATTGAGCCGTTTGCCGTTACCATAAAGAGCCGCGCCACCATTCGCGAAAACGAGAAGAAGGAGGCGGAGGGTAAGTAG
- a CDS encoding XRE family transcriptional regulator: protein MKIEECFASNLKYLRKKHNLTQEELAGRIGANRSVIGSYEEGRATPKLGALMQISCLFRIRIDELISVDLSITPEDQLKSFRPKMQGTELRVLTTVVNASNREQVTIVPVQASAGYLDGYADMEYVEQLPSFELPISEMSAERTYRMFQIKGDSMLPIPSGSYIVCEYVENWMNVKDGQAYVVLTETEGVAFKRLYNNIDDDGTFLFVSDNPLYDPYRVGPQDILEVWKAKGVLSFAIDNAISEEMNSLKSQIAKLTADVEKLKSNLPGS, encoded by the coding sequence ATGAAGATTGAAGAGTGCTTTGCATCGAACTTGAAGTACCTACGCAAGAAGCATAACCTTACGCAGGAGGAGCTTGCCGGTAGAATCGGCGCCAACCGTTCGGTAATTGGCTCGTACGAAGAGGGCCGCGCCACCCCTAAGCTGGGCGCCCTTATGCAGATTTCGTGCCTTTTTCGGATACGGATCGACGAGCTTATCTCGGTAGACTTGAGCATCACCCCCGAAGATCAGCTGAAATCATTCCGCCCCAAAATGCAGGGAACCGAGCTCAGGGTGCTTACCACCGTGGTTAACGCCAGCAACCGCGAGCAGGTTACCATTGTTCCGGTACAGGCATCGGCCGGGTACCTCGACGGCTATGCCGATATGGAGTACGTAGAGCAGCTCCCATCGTTCGAGCTGCCCATTAGCGAGATGAGCGCCGAGCGCACCTACCGCATGTTCCAGATTAAGGGCGACAGCATGCTGCCCATACCTTCGGGATCGTACATCGTATGCGAGTACGTCGAGAACTGGATGAACGTTAAGGATGGCCAAGCCTACGTGGTGCTTACCGAAACCGAGGGCGTGGCGTTTAAGCGCCTATACAACAACATCGACGACGATGGAACCTTCCTGTTCGTATCCGACAACCCGCTATACGACCCCTACAGAGTAGGCCCACAGGACATCCTGGAGGTGTGGAAGGCCAAAGGCGTCCTCTCGTTTGCCATAGACAACGCCATAAGCGAGGAGATGAACAGCCTGAAGTCGCAAATCGCCAAGCTTACGGCCGACGTGGAGAAGCTCAAGAGCAACCTACCCGGCAGCTGA
- a CDS encoding TIGR03915 family putative DNA repair protein → MHPAVPYKSSVAIVYDGTFEGLLSAVFDIYEQKLLPTTITTDTQSMLFGQQITLVKDEYKSERVFNGICKYGGMATCDMLYHAFMSNVPMAEIDIFRYLQLLFKLKRDVSGMMGEGYILRVRQMQRKVTREAHRMLMFIRFEQSKDGTYFAPIAPQYDVLKIIVSHFKNRFNDQAWVIYDTARNYGAHFDGKDVALITIEEPTFNIENGRLSSSMVAECEAEYQHLWQVFFKEIAIKERKNLKLQQNFMPKRFWKYLTEKR, encoded by the coding sequence ATGCATCCTGCGGTACCATATAAAAGCAGCGTTGCCATTGTGTACGATGGCACTTTCGAAGGGCTTCTCTCGGCCGTATTCGACATTTACGAGCAAAAGCTGCTGCCAACAACCATCACAACCGACACGCAATCCATGCTTTTCGGCCAGCAGATAACCCTGGTTAAGGACGAGTATAAAAGCGAGCGCGTATTTAATGGCATCTGCAAGTACGGAGGAATGGCAACGTGCGATATGCTCTACCATGCCTTTATGTCGAATGTACCCATGGCCGAGATCGACATATTTCGCTACCTGCAGCTGCTTTTTAAGCTTAAACGAGATGTTTCGGGGATGATGGGGGAGGGGTACATCCTTCGCGTGAGGCAGATGCAGCGCAAGGTAACCCGCGAGGCTCACCGAATGCTGATGTTTATCCGATTCGAGCAATCGAAGGATGGTACCTACTTTGCCCCCATAGCCCCACAGTACGATGTTCTCAAAATCATAGTTTCGCACTTTAAGAATCGCTTCAACGATCAGGCGTGGGTGATTTACGATACCGCCCGTAACTACGGCGCTCATTTCGATGGCAAGGATGTTGCGCTAATTACCATCGAGGAGCCCACCTTTAACATCGAGAATGGGAGGCTGTCTTCCTCGATGGTTGCCGAATGCGAAGCGGAGTATCAGCACCTTTGGCAGGTATTCTTTAAAGAAATCGCCATAAAGGAGCGAAAGAATCTGAAGCTGCAGCAAAACTTCATGCCAAAGCGGTTTTGGAAATACCTTACCGAAAAGAGATAG
- the bcp gene encoding thioredoxin-dependent thiol peroxidase — MATLQIGDKAPDFKGIDQNGKAVTLGDFAGKRLVLYFYPKDNTPGCTDEACSLRDGWSELRAKGFEVLGVSADSEASHQKFIEKHSLPFNLIADTEKVILEAYNAWGEKSMYGKKYMGVIRKTYVIDGNGIIENIFEKVKVKSHAEQILDAYKK, encoded by the coding sequence ATGGCAACGTTACAGATTGGCGATAAAGCCCCTGATTTTAAGGGCATCGATCAAAACGGCAAGGCGGTTACCCTTGGCGACTTTGCCGGCAAGCGGCTAGTCCTCTACTTTTATCCTAAGGATAACACTCCCGGCTGTACCGATGAGGCCTGCAGCTTGCGCGATGGCTGGAGCGAGCTTAGGGCGAAAGGATTCGAAGTGTTGGGCGTTAGCGCCGACTCGGAGGCATCGCACCAGAAGTTCATAGAGAAGCATAGCTTGCCCTTTAACCTGATTGCCGATACCGAAAAGGTGATTCTAGAAGCCTACAATGCCTGGGGCGAAAAGAGCATGTACGGCAAAAAGTACATGGGCGTCATCCGTAAAACCTACGTGATAGACGGCAACGGCATCATCGAAAACATCTTCGAAAAGGTGAAGGTAAAGAGCCATGCTGAGCAAATCTTAGACGCGTATAAAAAATAA
- a CDS encoding type I restriction endonuclease, which produces MEFKEQIKQLGDKVVKLRDQIQTEEATKSAFIMPFIQSLGYDIFNPMEVVPEYITDYGAKNIEKVDYAILKENQPILIIECKNHSENLDKHYTQVHKYFHLTKARFALLTNGVQYNFYTDLDSTNKMDEKPFFSFDITNPKDQQIKELSKFHKSGFDVNTILTTASELKYSNAIRTVLSSEIANPTPEFVKYFVSRVYEGKATEKVMLQFTELVKKTVEQTFNDIVSDRLMNAINQTKKGPEESSTEAQQPESTESKVVTTEDEMNAFYIVKSILRTKIDASRIYFRDSQSYFSIILDDNNRKPICRLWFNGVSKKHIGLFDGEKKETKVEIESLDDIYKYTAELLSTVCHYDSEK; this is translated from the coding sequence ATGGAATTTAAAGAGCAGATCAAACAACTTGGAGACAAAGTTGTGAAGCTAAGAGACCAAATTCAAACAGAAGAGGCGACCAAGAGCGCTTTTATAATGCCCTTCATACAGAGCCTCGGCTATGACATCTTTAATCCAATGGAAGTTGTTCCAGAGTATATAACCGACTATGGGGCTAAAAATATTGAAAAGGTTGACTACGCCATTCTAAAAGAAAATCAGCCTATACTTATTATTGAATGTAAAAATCATTCGGAGAACCTCGACAAGCACTACACCCAAGTACATAAGTACTTTCATTTGACGAAAGCAAGATTTGCGCTGCTAACAAACGGTGTGCAGTACAACTTTTACACCGATTTAGATTCAACCAACAAAATGGATGAAAAACCATTTTTCAGCTTTGACATCACAAATCCGAAGGATCAGCAAATAAAAGAGCTTTCAAAGTTTCACAAAAGCGGGTTTGATGTAAATACCATCCTCACAACAGCAAGCGAGCTGAAGTACAGCAACGCGATTAGAACTGTTTTAAGCTCAGAAATTGCCAACCCGACACCTGAGTTTGTCAAATACTTTGTCAGCCGAGTTTATGAAGGAAAAGCAACCGAAAAGGTAATGCTGCAATTTACGGAGCTAGTAAAGAAAACCGTTGAACAAACCTTTAACGACATTGTGAGCGATCGCTTAATGAACGCGATAAACCAAACAAAAAAAGGACCAGAGGAAAGCAGTACAGAAGCCCAACAACCTGAAAGCACAGAGAGCAAGGTAGTCACAACCGAAGACGAAATGAATGCCTTTTACATTGTGAAGAGCATCCTAAGAACCAAAATTGACGCTTCAAGAATCTACTTTAGAGATTCTCAATCCTATTTCAGCATTATACTAGACGACAACAACAGAAAACCAATTTGCAGGTTATGGTTTAATGGGGTTTCCAAAAAGCATATTGGCCTATTTGATGGTGAAAAGAAGGAGACAAAAGTGGAAATAGAATCGTTGGATGATATTTACAAGTACACCGCGGAGCTTCTTAGCACAGTCTGCCACTACGATTCCGAGAAGTAA
- a CDS encoding tetratricopeptide repeat protein, whose protein sequence is MRTLRLLLTASILLVSIVSVSAQQVSSDAANQLFAAGKYREAIPMYRQLLERYSEDPTYNYRLGICYFLSDEDLNAAYKYLKAASTKEVPNKVYYYLGEVCRYLYRFDESLSYYKRFMVNGGSPDVSTVALELAASAASNGQNLLRYSSKVSPIAKAEVNAADFYKTYDTYPSSSGFGDIPAELKTVIDGKKGLNSLIFSHVDGGRVGDISVYASYGQNETGSKDLFFIQKVDERTWSRPQRLPGTINSPFDEDYAYMCPDNRTLYFASKGLYSIGGYDIYRTTYSSEKKEWSAPENLGFPINSPYDDYLFVPDKDGKTACFASMRGIKTNGTINVFKVDGVDNTIRVELSPESAFALQGLDKRAATPEPKASEAAATQQSKVAVESTEGVAALPEYRKIKVALANNESLTDSTSKKIDRLRAVWADMPDSTRQDVERLIVFNENRLMELTNIREQLLDQASSLERDFISGKIKLEVNEKPAVNEWFVRNELLATHLTKPQLDKLATSPLRMPQAMALIDSASSTGVQIQDLQQILTAASDTLEMEKVKGKINEYEASLKPALKRLNSGWASFYGAYFEVMSQMARSLPSTSAEDSVLLQNAQRSYLGAKGIRNGTAAIGETYADYQKVEEAYLNEQKSLNWLSLYLARAAKEKSIADSLYAALNPQKESEQTDVALTEASNFGVVKRDNVEIPQIAFSAPTNSGEFAVNTTASYSQQNPMPSSRSLPTGVVYSFQLGLFSQELNYSLFKFSPMFYESTGSGKRVFAGIFNSYHSAQSRVAQVKENGFKDAFIVAFADRRLVPLAKAKAMEGKKAMETKSTVAAPSAMFRVVVGTFAGEMPKNIKDIVEKLLSDKEIIKSPMADGLITYSIGNFDTFEQAIPLKNRLVSEGIVEAFVTKIELTPNGQ, encoded by the coding sequence ATGCGCACTCTTCGATTACTACTAACGGCGTCAATACTGCTGGTAAGCATTGTGAGCGTTTCGGCGCAACAGGTATCGTCGGATGCCGCAAACCAGCTTTTTGCAGCAGGGAAGTACCGCGAGGCCATCCCTATGTACCGTCAGCTGCTCGAACGCTACAGCGAAGACCCCACCTATAACTACCGTCTTGGCATTTGCTACTTTCTTTCCGACGAAGATCTGAACGCGGCATATAAGTACCTAAAAGCAGCATCAACCAAAGAGGTACCCAATAAGGTATACTACTACCTGGGCGAGGTGTGCCGCTACCTTTACCGCTTCGACGAGTCGCTAAGCTACTACAAGCGCTTTATGGTAAATGGCGGATCTCCCGATGTTTCTACGGTAGCGCTGGAACTGGCGGCAAGTGCAGCATCTAACGGGCAAAACCTGCTACGCTACAGCTCTAAGGTATCGCCAATTGCTAAAGCCGAGGTTAACGCCGCCGACTTCTACAAGACCTACGACACCTACCCCTCCAGCTCGGGGTTTGGCGACATTCCTGCCGAGCTAAAAACCGTCATCGACGGTAAAAAGGGGTTGAACTCGCTTATCTTCTCGCATGTTGATGGAGGAAGGGTTGGCGATATATCGGTATATGCCAGCTACGGACAAAACGAAACCGGCAGTAAGGATCTCTTCTTCATCCAAAAGGTTGACGAACGGACATGGAGCCGCCCACAACGGCTGCCCGGCACCATTAACTCGCCCTTCGACGAGGACTACGCCTACATGTGTCCCGACAACCGCACGCTCTACTTTGCCTCGAAGGGGCTCTACAGCATCGGAGGCTACGACATATACCGGACAACCTACAGCTCGGAAAAGAAAGAGTGGAGCGCACCCGAAAACCTAGGTTTCCCCATCAATAGCCCCTACGACGACTACCTATTTGTTCCCGACAAGGATGGCAAAACAGCCTGTTTTGCCTCTATGCGCGGAATTAAGACCAATGGCACAATAAACGTGTTTAAGGTAGATGGCGTTGACAATACCATTAGAGTAGAGCTCTCGCCCGAAAGCGCATTTGCCCTACAAGGGCTAGATAAAAGAGCCGCCACTCCCGAACCAAAGGCCTCCGAAGCTGCCGCTACACAGCAAAGCAAAGTTGCCGTTGAGTCAACAGAAGGTGTTGCCGCACTTCCCGAATACCGCAAAATAAAGGTGGCGCTGGCAAACAACGAGTCGCTAACCGATTCTACGTCCAAAAAGATTGATCGCTTAAGAGCTGTATGGGCAGACATGCCCGATTCTACCCGTCAGGATGTGGAGCGACTAATCGTTTTTAACGAGAACAGGCTAATGGAGCTAACCAACATCAGGGAGCAGCTGCTCGACCAGGCAAGTTCGTTGGAGCGCGATTTTATTAGCGGAAAGATAAAGCTTGAGGTTAACGAAAAGCCCGCTGTCAACGAATGGTTCGTTCGAAACGAGCTGCTCGCCACACACCTAACCAAGCCTCAGCTAGACAAACTGGCAACCTCTCCGCTACGTATGCCACAAGCTATGGCGCTTATAGATAGCGCATCCTCCACTGGTGTGCAAATACAGGACTTGCAACAGATACTTACTGCCGCATCCGACACCCTGGAGATGGAAAAGGTTAAGGGCAAGATCAACGAGTACGAAGCCAGCCTAAAGCCTGCATTAAAAAGGTTGAATAGCGGATGGGCATCGTTTTATGGTGCCTACTTCGAGGTGATGAGCCAAATGGCTCGATCCCTACCAAGCACATCTGCCGAAGATTCAGTTCTGCTTCAAAACGCACAGCGCTCGTACCTTGGAGCAAAAGGAATTAGGAACGGAACAGCAGCCATTGGCGAAACCTATGCCGACTACCAGAAAGTAGAGGAGGCATACCTTAACGAGCAGAAATCGCTCAACTGGCTTAGCCTGTACCTGGCTCGAGCAGCAAAGGAAAAAAGCATTGCCGATTCGCTGTATGCAGCGCTCAACCCACAAAAAGAGAGCGAGCAAACGGATGTCGCGTTGACGGAAGCGTCAAACTTTGGCGTTGTAAAGCGAGACAACGTAGAGATACCACAGATTGCCTTTTCGGCACCAACCAATAGCGGCGAGTTTGCCGTAAACACTACCGCATCGTACAGCCAACAAAACCCAATGCCCAGCTCCAGATCTTTGCCAACAGGGGTTGTCTACTCCTTTCAGCTAGGGCTGTTCTCTCAGGAGCTAAACTACTCGCTATTTAAGTTCTCTCCAATGTTCTACGAATCGACAGGCAGCGGGAAGAGGGTGTTTGCAGGCATATTTAACAGCTACCACAGCGCTCAGAGCCGGGTTGCTCAGGTTAAGGAGAACGGATTTAAGGATGCCTTTATAGTTGCCTTCGCCGATAGAAGACTGGTTCCATTAGCAAAGGCAAAAGCGATGGAAGGGAAAAAAGCGATGGAAACAAAGAGCACAGTAGCTGCTCCATCGGCAATGTTTAGGGTTGTTGTTGGGACATTTGCAGGAGAGATGCCAAAGAACATTAAGGATATAGTGGAAAAGCTATTGTCTGATAAAGAGATTATAAAATCGCCAATGGCCGATGGGCTCATCACCTACAGCATTGGAAATTTTGATACATTTGAACAGGCAATCCCCCTAAAGAATCGGCTTGTTTCAGAGGGCATTGTCGAAGCATTTGTCACAAAGATTGAGTTAACTCCTAACGGGCAATAG